One Aphidius gifuensis isolate YNYX2018 linkage group LG3, ASM1490517v1, whole genome shotgun sequence DNA window includes the following coding sequences:
- the LOC122852967 gene encoding sericin 1-like isoform X3, whose amino-acid sequence MGYKTFVTIGGCILSILGGSSARTFYNTGYSTSDGRGQDFTGTYSSGGFVGLKDINDLPDHNFGTSNTNRYATTLPGSSHSASGNAYSSSSYSDDQGSGVSSNTAGTSGTNTGSNSNSSPDIINNISSDTSSDISINFSPGASSSLDYNSPASSSHGSVNFANYAGSQQTSSDNNSPLDYGSSSASASYSPASPQLSSFTGSKTSAYTSGSSPTHGSSPYTSGSSLNYPAAHSNSYPSSSLLSSSSSSSSYPSSMSGSFSGSRYSSPSYQAAHTPSNNHPESLKFTSTAALNNYLSKIHANAPSYSHNSIPNHHGPNYLHSTSSNIAPSYSKSSSPYYPAGAYPKNPNKFIIIKDGHGGMMHSERPISSSSLYGGGGSNYKVRSAGPYSSGHNFAGNSNYGSSIGYNGNTGGGHHSAPSTFASLFGFS is encoded by the exons ATGGGGTATAAAACC TTTGTAACAATAGGGGGTTGCATTTTGTCAATTCTCGGAGGATCCAGTGCTCGCA CATTCTATAATACAGGCTATTCAACGAGCGATGGAAGAGGCCAAGATTTTACTGGTACTTATAGCTCAGGTGGTTTTGTTGGATTAAAAGATATTAATGATCTTCCTGATCATAATTTTGGTACATCAAATACAAATCGTTATGCAACAACATTACCAGGATCAAGTCATTCAGCATCTGGCAATGCATATTCATCCTCAAGTTACAGTGATGATCAAGGAAGTGGTGTGAGTTCAAATACTGCTGGCACAAGTGGTACAAATACTGGTAGTAACAGTAATAGTAGTcctgatattataaataatatatcaagcGATACATCATCAGATAttagtataaatttttcaccTGGTGCATCATCTAGTCTTGATTACAATTCACCAGCAAGTTCATCTCATGGATCAGTTAATTTTGCAAATTATGCTGGATCACAACAGACATCCAGTGACAATAATAGTCCCCTTGATTATggatcatcatcagcatcagcaTCATACTCACCTGCATCACCACAATTAAGTAGTTTTACTGGATCAAAAACATCAGCTTATACATCTGGTAGTAGTCCAACTCATGGATCTTCTCCTTATACATCTGgatcaagtttaaattatcCTGCAGCACATTCAAATTCATATCCAAGCTCaagtttattatcatcatcatcatcatcatcatcatatccTAGTTCAATGTCAGGATCATTTTCTGGTAGTAGATACAGTAGTCCATCTTATCAAGCAGCTCATACTCCATCAAATAATCATCctgaaagtttaaaatttacatcaactgctgcattaaataattatctcaGTAAAATACATGCTAATGCACCAAGTTACTCACACAATTCAATACCAAATCATCATGGACCAAATTATCTTcattcaacatcatcaaatattgcACCAAGTTATTCAAAATCTTCAAGCCCATATTATCCAGCTGGTGCATATCCaaaaaatccaaataaatttattattataaaagatgGACATGGAGGAATGATGCATTCAGAGCGTCCAATTTCATCAAGTAGTTTATATGGAGGTGGTGGTTCAAATTATAAAGTAAGAAGTGCTGGACCATATTCATCTGGACATAATTTTGCTGGTAATAGTAATTATGGATCATCAATTGGATATAATGGTAACACTGGTGGTGGACATCACAGTGCACCAAGTACTTTTGCATCATTATTTggattttcataa
- the LOC122852967 gene encoding sericin 1-like isoform X5, with amino-acid sequence MGYKTFVTIGGCILSILGGSSARSYSTSDGRGQDFTGTYSSGGFVGLKDINDLPDHNFGTSNTNRYATTLPGSSHSASGNAYSSSSYSDDQGSGVSSNTAGTSGTNTGSNSNSSPDIINNISSDTSSDISINFSPGASSSLDYNSPASSSHGSVNFANYAGSQQTSSDNNSPLDYGSSSASASYSPASPQLSSFTGSKTSAYTSGSSPTHGSSPYTSGSSLNYPAAHSNSYPSSSLLSSSSSSSSYPSSMSGSFSGSRYSSPSYQAAHTPSNNHPESLKFTSTAALNNYLSKIHANAPSYSHNSIPNHHGPNYLHSTSSNIAPSYSKSSSPYYPAGAYPKNPNKFIIIKDGHGGMMHSERPISSSSLYGGGGSNYKVRSAGPYSSGHNFAGNSNYGSSIGYNGNTGGGHHSAPSTFASLFGFS; translated from the exons ATGGGGTATAAAACC TTTGTAACAATAGGGGGTTGCATTTTGTCAATTCTCGGAGGATCCAGTGCTCGCA GCTATTCAACGAGCGATGGAAGAGGCCAAGATTTTACTGGTACTTATAGCTCAGGTGGTTTTGTTGGATTAAAAGATATTAATGATCTTCCTGATCATAATTTTGGTACATCAAATACAAATCGTTATGCAACAACATTACCAGGATCAAGTCATTCAGCATCTGGCAATGCATATTCATCCTCAAGTTACAGTGATGATCAAGGAAGTGGTGTGAGTTCAAATACTGCTGGCACAAGTGGTACAAATACTGGTAGTAACAGTAATAGTAGTcctgatattataaataatatatcaagcGATACATCATCAGATAttagtataaatttttcaccTGGTGCATCATCTAGTCTTGATTACAATTCACCAGCAAGTTCATCTCATGGATCAGTTAATTTTGCAAATTATGCTGGATCACAACAGACATCCAGTGACAATAATAGTCCCCTTGATTATggatcatcatcagcatcagcaTCATACTCACCTGCATCACCACAATTAAGTAGTTTTACTGGATCAAAAACATCAGCTTATACATCTGGTAGTAGTCCAACTCATGGATCTTCTCCTTATACATCTGgatcaagtttaaattatcCTGCAGCACATTCAAATTCATATCCAAGCTCaagtttattatcatcatcatcatcatcatcatcatatccTAGTTCAATGTCAGGATCATTTTCTGGTAGTAGATACAGTAGTCCATCTTATCAAGCAGCTCATACTCCATCAAATAATCATCctgaaagtttaaaatttacatcaactgctgcattaaataattatctcaGTAAAATACATGCTAATGCACCAAGTTACTCACACAATTCAATACCAAATCATCATGGACCAAATTATCTTcattcaacatcatcaaatattgcACCAAGTTATTCAAAATCTTCAAGCCCATATTATCCAGCTGGTGCATATCCaaaaaatccaaataaatttattattataaaagatgGACATGGAGGAATGATGCATTCAGAGCGTCCAATTTCATCAAGTAGTTTATATGGAGGTGGTGGTTCAAATTATAAAGTAAGAAGTGCTGGACCATATTCATCTGGACATAATTTTGCTGGTAATAGTAATTATGGATCATCAATTGGATATAATGGTAACACTGGTGGTGGACATCACAGTGCACCAAGTACTTTTGCATCATTATTTggattttcataa
- the LOC122852967 gene encoding sericin 1-like isoform X2, whose product MGYKTVRLSSNQDHSFVTIGGCILSILGGSSARSYSTSDGRGQDFTGTYSSGGFVGLKDINDLPDHNFGTSNTNRYATTLPGSSHSASGNAYSSSSYSDDQGSGVSSNTAGTSGTNTGSNSNSSPDIINNISSDTSSDISINFSPGASSSLDYNSPASSSHGSVNFANYAGSQQTSSDNNSPLDYGSSSASASYSPASPQLSSFTGSKTSAYTSGSSPTHGSSPYTSGSSLNYPAAHSNSYPSSSLLSSSSSSSSYPSSMSGSFSGSRYSSPSYQAAHTPSNNHPESLKFTSTAALNNYLSKIHANAPSYSHNSIPNHHGPNYLHSTSSNIAPSYSKSSSPYYPAGAYPKNPNKFIIIKDGHGGMMHSERPISSSSLYGGGGSNYKVRSAGPYSSGHNFAGNSNYGSSIGYNGNTGGGHHSAPSTFASLFGFS is encoded by the exons ATGGGGTATAAAACCGTAAGATTGTCTTCAAACCAAGATCATTCA TTTGTAACAATAGGGGGTTGCATTTTGTCAATTCTCGGAGGATCCAGTGCTCGCA GCTATTCAACGAGCGATGGAAGAGGCCAAGATTTTACTGGTACTTATAGCTCAGGTGGTTTTGTTGGATTAAAAGATATTAATGATCTTCCTGATCATAATTTTGGTACATCAAATACAAATCGTTATGCAACAACATTACCAGGATCAAGTCATTCAGCATCTGGCAATGCATATTCATCCTCAAGTTACAGTGATGATCAAGGAAGTGGTGTGAGTTCAAATACTGCTGGCACAAGTGGTACAAATACTGGTAGTAACAGTAATAGTAGTcctgatattataaataatatatcaagcGATACATCATCAGATAttagtataaatttttcaccTGGTGCATCATCTAGTCTTGATTACAATTCACCAGCAAGTTCATCTCATGGATCAGTTAATTTTGCAAATTATGCTGGATCACAACAGACATCCAGTGACAATAATAGTCCCCTTGATTATggatcatcatcagcatcagcaTCATACTCACCTGCATCACCACAATTAAGTAGTTTTACTGGATCAAAAACATCAGCTTATACATCTGGTAGTAGTCCAACTCATGGATCTTCTCCTTATACATCTGgatcaagtttaaattatcCTGCAGCACATTCAAATTCATATCCAAGCTCaagtttattatcatcatcatcatcatcatcatcatatccTAGTTCAATGTCAGGATCATTTTCTGGTAGTAGATACAGTAGTCCATCTTATCAAGCAGCTCATACTCCATCAAATAATCATCctgaaagtttaaaatttacatcaactgctgcattaaataattatctcaGTAAAATACATGCTAATGCACCAAGTTACTCACACAATTCAATACCAAATCATCATGGACCAAATTATCTTcattcaacatcatcaaatattgcACCAAGTTATTCAAAATCTTCAAGCCCATATTATCCAGCTGGTGCATATCCaaaaaatccaaataaatttattattataaaagatgGACATGGAGGAATGATGCATTCAGAGCGTCCAATTTCATCAAGTAGTTTATATGGAGGTGGTGGTTCAAATTATAAAGTAAGAAGTGCTGGACCATATTCATCTGGACATAATTTTGCTGGTAATAGTAATTATGGATCATCAATTGGATATAATGGTAACACTGGTGGTGGACATCACAGTGCACCAAGTACTTTTGCATCATTATTTggattttcataa
- the LOC122852967 gene encoding sericin 1-like isoform X1, which yields MGYKTVRLSSNQDHSFVTIGGCILSILGGSSARTFYNTGYSTSDGRGQDFTGTYSSGGFVGLKDINDLPDHNFGTSNTNRYATTLPGSSHSASGNAYSSSSYSDDQGSGVSSNTAGTSGTNTGSNSNSSPDIINNISSDTSSDISINFSPGASSSLDYNSPASSSHGSVNFANYAGSQQTSSDNNSPLDYGSSSASASYSPASPQLSSFTGSKTSAYTSGSSPTHGSSPYTSGSSLNYPAAHSNSYPSSSLLSSSSSSSSYPSSMSGSFSGSRYSSPSYQAAHTPSNNHPESLKFTSTAALNNYLSKIHANAPSYSHNSIPNHHGPNYLHSTSSNIAPSYSKSSSPYYPAGAYPKNPNKFIIIKDGHGGMMHSERPISSSSLYGGGGSNYKVRSAGPYSSGHNFAGNSNYGSSIGYNGNTGGGHHSAPSTFASLFGFS from the exons ATGGGGTATAAAACCGTAAGATTGTCTTCAAACCAAGATCATTCA TTTGTAACAATAGGGGGTTGCATTTTGTCAATTCTCGGAGGATCCAGTGCTCGCA CATTCTATAATACAGGCTATTCAACGAGCGATGGAAGAGGCCAAGATTTTACTGGTACTTATAGCTCAGGTGGTTTTGTTGGATTAAAAGATATTAATGATCTTCCTGATCATAATTTTGGTACATCAAATACAAATCGTTATGCAACAACATTACCAGGATCAAGTCATTCAGCATCTGGCAATGCATATTCATCCTCAAGTTACAGTGATGATCAAGGAAGTGGTGTGAGTTCAAATACTGCTGGCACAAGTGGTACAAATACTGGTAGTAACAGTAATAGTAGTcctgatattataaataatatatcaagcGATACATCATCAGATAttagtataaatttttcaccTGGTGCATCATCTAGTCTTGATTACAATTCACCAGCAAGTTCATCTCATGGATCAGTTAATTTTGCAAATTATGCTGGATCACAACAGACATCCAGTGACAATAATAGTCCCCTTGATTATggatcatcatcagcatcagcaTCATACTCACCTGCATCACCACAATTAAGTAGTTTTACTGGATCAAAAACATCAGCTTATACATCTGGTAGTAGTCCAACTCATGGATCTTCTCCTTATACATCTGgatcaagtttaaattatcCTGCAGCACATTCAAATTCATATCCAAGCTCaagtttattatcatcatcatcatcatcatcatcatatccTAGTTCAATGTCAGGATCATTTTCTGGTAGTAGATACAGTAGTCCATCTTATCAAGCAGCTCATACTCCATCAAATAATCATCctgaaagtttaaaatttacatcaactgctgcattaaataattatctcaGTAAAATACATGCTAATGCACCAAGTTACTCACACAATTCAATACCAAATCATCATGGACCAAATTATCTTcattcaacatcatcaaatattgcACCAAGTTATTCAAAATCTTCAAGCCCATATTATCCAGCTGGTGCATATCCaaaaaatccaaataaatttattattataaaagatgGACATGGAGGAATGATGCATTCAGAGCGTCCAATTTCATCAAGTAGTTTATATGGAGGTGGTGGTTCAAATTATAAAGTAAGAAGTGCTGGACCATATTCATCTGGACATAATTTTGCTGGTAATAGTAATTATGGATCATCAATTGGATATAATGGTAACACTGGTGGTGGACATCACAGTGCACCAAGTACTTTTGCATCATTATTTggattttcataa
- the LOC122852967 gene encoding sericin 1-like isoform X6, producing MFFFVTIGGCILSILGGSSARSYSTSDGRGQDFTGTYSSGGFVGLKDINDLPDHNFGTSNTNRYATTLPGSSHSASGNAYSSSSYSDDQGSGVSSNTAGTSGTNTGSNSNSSPDIINNISSDTSSDISINFSPGASSSLDYNSPASSSHGSVNFANYAGSQQTSSDNNSPLDYGSSSASASYSPASPQLSSFTGSKTSAYTSGSSPTHGSSPYTSGSSLNYPAAHSNSYPSSSLLSSSSSSSSYPSSMSGSFSGSRYSSPSYQAAHTPSNNHPESLKFTSTAALNNYLSKIHANAPSYSHNSIPNHHGPNYLHSTSSNIAPSYSKSSSPYYPAGAYPKNPNKFIIIKDGHGGMMHSERPISSSSLYGGGGSNYKVRSAGPYSSGHNFAGNSNYGSSIGYNGNTGGGHHSAPSTFASLFGFS from the exons atgtttttt TTTGTAACAATAGGGGGTTGCATTTTGTCAATTCTCGGAGGATCCAGTGCTCGCA GCTATTCAACGAGCGATGGAAGAGGCCAAGATTTTACTGGTACTTATAGCTCAGGTGGTTTTGTTGGATTAAAAGATATTAATGATCTTCCTGATCATAATTTTGGTACATCAAATACAAATCGTTATGCAACAACATTACCAGGATCAAGTCATTCAGCATCTGGCAATGCATATTCATCCTCAAGTTACAGTGATGATCAAGGAAGTGGTGTGAGTTCAAATACTGCTGGCACAAGTGGTACAAATACTGGTAGTAACAGTAATAGTAGTcctgatattataaataatatatcaagcGATACATCATCAGATAttagtataaatttttcaccTGGTGCATCATCTAGTCTTGATTACAATTCACCAGCAAGTTCATCTCATGGATCAGTTAATTTTGCAAATTATGCTGGATCACAACAGACATCCAGTGACAATAATAGTCCCCTTGATTATggatcatcatcagcatcagcaTCATACTCACCTGCATCACCACAATTAAGTAGTTTTACTGGATCAAAAACATCAGCTTATACATCTGGTAGTAGTCCAACTCATGGATCTTCTCCTTATACATCTGgatcaagtttaaattatcCTGCAGCACATTCAAATTCATATCCAAGCTCaagtttattatcatcatcatcatcatcatcatcatatccTAGTTCAATGTCAGGATCATTTTCTGGTAGTAGATACAGTAGTCCATCTTATCAAGCAGCTCATACTCCATCAAATAATCATCctgaaagtttaaaatttacatcaactgctgcattaaataattatctcaGTAAAATACATGCTAATGCACCAAGTTACTCACACAATTCAATACCAAATCATCATGGACCAAATTATCTTcattcaacatcatcaaatattgcACCAAGTTATTCAAAATCTTCAAGCCCATATTATCCAGCTGGTGCATATCCaaaaaatccaaataaatttattattataaaagatgGACATGGAGGAATGATGCATTCAGAGCGTCCAATTTCATCAAGTAGTTTATATGGAGGTGGTGGTTCAAATTATAAAGTAAGAAGTGCTGGACCATATTCATCTGGACATAATTTTGCTGGTAATAGTAATTATGGATCATCAATTGGATATAATGGTAACACTGGTGGTGGACATCACAGTGCACCAAGTACTTTTGCATCATTATTTggattttcataa
- the LOC122852967 gene encoding sericin 1-like isoform X4 produces the protein MFFFVTIGGCILSILGGSSARTFYNTGYSTSDGRGQDFTGTYSSGGFVGLKDINDLPDHNFGTSNTNRYATTLPGSSHSASGNAYSSSSYSDDQGSGVSSNTAGTSGTNTGSNSNSSPDIINNISSDTSSDISINFSPGASSSLDYNSPASSSHGSVNFANYAGSQQTSSDNNSPLDYGSSSASASYSPASPQLSSFTGSKTSAYTSGSSPTHGSSPYTSGSSLNYPAAHSNSYPSSSLLSSSSSSSSYPSSMSGSFSGSRYSSPSYQAAHTPSNNHPESLKFTSTAALNNYLSKIHANAPSYSHNSIPNHHGPNYLHSTSSNIAPSYSKSSSPYYPAGAYPKNPNKFIIIKDGHGGMMHSERPISSSSLYGGGGSNYKVRSAGPYSSGHNFAGNSNYGSSIGYNGNTGGGHHSAPSTFASLFGFS, from the exons atgtttttt TTTGTAACAATAGGGGGTTGCATTTTGTCAATTCTCGGAGGATCCAGTGCTCGCA CATTCTATAATACAGGCTATTCAACGAGCGATGGAAGAGGCCAAGATTTTACTGGTACTTATAGCTCAGGTGGTTTTGTTGGATTAAAAGATATTAATGATCTTCCTGATCATAATTTTGGTACATCAAATACAAATCGTTATGCAACAACATTACCAGGATCAAGTCATTCAGCATCTGGCAATGCATATTCATCCTCAAGTTACAGTGATGATCAAGGAAGTGGTGTGAGTTCAAATACTGCTGGCACAAGTGGTACAAATACTGGTAGTAACAGTAATAGTAGTcctgatattataaataatatatcaagcGATACATCATCAGATAttagtataaatttttcaccTGGTGCATCATCTAGTCTTGATTACAATTCACCAGCAAGTTCATCTCATGGATCAGTTAATTTTGCAAATTATGCTGGATCACAACAGACATCCAGTGACAATAATAGTCCCCTTGATTATggatcatcatcagcatcagcaTCATACTCACCTGCATCACCACAATTAAGTAGTTTTACTGGATCAAAAACATCAGCTTATACATCTGGTAGTAGTCCAACTCATGGATCTTCTCCTTATACATCTGgatcaagtttaaattatcCTGCAGCACATTCAAATTCATATCCAAGCTCaagtttattatcatcatcatcatcatcatcatcatatccTAGTTCAATGTCAGGATCATTTTCTGGTAGTAGATACAGTAGTCCATCTTATCAAGCAGCTCATACTCCATCAAATAATCATCctgaaagtttaaaatttacatcaactgctgcattaaataattatctcaGTAAAATACATGCTAATGCACCAAGTTACTCACACAATTCAATACCAAATCATCATGGACCAAATTATCTTcattcaacatcatcaaatattgcACCAAGTTATTCAAAATCTTCAAGCCCATATTATCCAGCTGGTGCATATCCaaaaaatccaaataaatttattattataaaagatgGACATGGAGGAATGATGCATTCAGAGCGTCCAATTTCATCAAGTAGTTTATATGGAGGTGGTGGTTCAAATTATAAAGTAAGAAGTGCTGGACCATATTCATCTGGACATAATTTTGCTGGTAATAGTAATTATGGATCATCAATTGGATATAATGGTAACACTGGTGGTGGACATCACAGTGCACCAAGTACTTTTGCATCATTATTTggattttcataa